CGCGACGATCCGGTCCGGGTGTCGAAGAGGTCGGCAGGGGTAGGCGAGCGGCGTGGACACAGTGGGTGACGAGGCGGCCAAGGCCGCAGGCGACGGGATTCTGGCCGTCGGTGTGCGTGAGGAGACGACGGCGGCCTCGGCCGCGATCCTCGACGACCTTCCTCACCTGCGGGTGATCGACGACGATGACGACGACCCGGTCCTGGTCGGCCGCGACGGCCGGGCGGTCGATACCTGGCGGGAGCACTACCCCTATCGCAGCCGCATGGATCGCGGCGAGTACGAGCACGTCAAGCGGTTGCTGCAGATCGAGCTGATCAAGCTGCAATACTGGATCAAGGACACCGGAGTGCGGCTCGTCGTCCTGTTCGAGGGGCGCGACGCCGCCGGCAAGGGCGGGACGATCAAACGCTTCCGGGAGCATCTCAACCCCCGCGGGGCAGCCGTGGTCGCCCTGGACAAGCCCAGCGAACGCGAGAGCACCCAGTGGTACTTCCAGCGCTACATCGCCCACCTGCCCGCGGCCGGGGAGATGGTCTTCTTCGACCGCTCCTGGTACAACCGCGCGGGGGTCGAGCGGGTGATGGAGTTCTGCACCGCACCTGAATACCTGCAGTTCCTCCGGCAGGCGCCGCTGTTCGAGCAGATGCTCGTCGAGGACGGCATCCGCCTGGTCAAGTTCTACTTCTCGGTGTCGCGCGGTGAGCAGCTGACCCGCTTCATCATCCGCTCCGTCGACCCGGTCCGGCGCTGGAAGCTGTCCCCGATGGATCTGGCCTCCCGCCAGAAGTGGGACGAGTACACCGAGGCCAAGGAGGACATGTTCCTGCACACCGACACCGACCACGCGCCCTGGACGGTCATCAAGAGCAACGACAAGAAGCGCGCCCGCATCGAAGCGATCCGTCACGTCCTGAGCCTGTTCGACTACGACGGCAAGGACCATGAGGTGGTCGGCGTCCCCGATCCGCTCATCATCCATCCGGCCGCCGACATCCTGGACGAAGACCGCGCCTCCTCCTCCAGCTCCAGACCGCCCGCCCGCTGAGGACGAACCGATGCGGGTGTGCGTCAAAGCCTGCGCTTGGCGGTGCGGCCACTGGCCATGAGCTTGTCGAGAAGACCGATCAGGGTGGCGCTTTCGGTCTCGGTCAGGGGAGAGACCCAGGCTCGCTCTCGTTCGTTGTGGGCCAGGAAGGCGCTGCGGACGGCTTCGCGGCCGGCGGGGGTCAGACTCAGCTGAACGGCGCGCCGGTCGTGTTCGGCCTGCCTGCGTGACACCAGCCCGTCCCGTTCGAGAGTGTTGATCAGTGCGGAGACGGCTGCCCGGCTCATGCCGGACAGCTCGGCCACGCGCTTGGCCTCCGCCGCGCCGACGTGCCAGAGGACGAACAGCACCCGGAAGCCGGGCCAGGTGAGGCCGCGGGGCCGGTGTACCGACGACTCGAGGTCGTAGACGAGGGCGTTCGTCACCCGGTGCAGGGTCAGCACCAGGCGCATGGCGACCGGGTCCACCTCGGGAAGCTCGCGGCCGGCGCGGTTGACCGCGTAGTCGACGAATGACAGGAAGTCCAGCTCTGCCGGGTCGGATGGAGCGGTCATGGCGCCAGGTTACGGCGTGTGCGGTGGGGTTTCTCCCGCGGTGGGGCTTCCCCGCGGGGTGTCGTCGGCTTAACATCTGAATGATAAAACCTTTGATTACATGGAGGTGTGCCGTGGCGCAGAAGGCGTTCGCCTCATCCGCGGACCTCGACGCCAAGCAGCAGACGCTGGAAGTGCTCGCCGACGGCGTGTACACGCTGACCGCCGAGGGCGATCCCAACGTGGGGGCGGTCGAGGGCGAGGACTTCCTCGTCTGCTTCGAGGCCCTCGCCACCCCCGTCGCGGCCCGCGAGTGGCTGGACAGATTGCGCGAGCACACCGACAAGCCGGTCAAGTTCCTCGTGCTGTCCCACTACCACGCGGTCCGCGTGCTCGGCGCGAGCGCGTTCGACGCTCAGGTGATCGTCGCGCACGACAACACCCGCGCGCTGATCGCCGAAAGGGGGCTGCAGGACTGGCAGTCCGAGTACGGGCGGATGCCGCGCCTGTTCAAGGAACCCGACTCGATCCCGGGGCTCACCTGGCCGGACGCCACGTTCTCCGACCGGTTCGCCATCGACCTGGGCGGGGGCCGCGGTGAGCTGGTGCTCCAGTACTGCGGCCGCGGCCACACCGACGGCGACGTGGTGGCCTGGCTGCCCGAGCAGAAGATCCTGTTCGCGGGTGACCTCGTCGAGTCGCGGGCCGCGCTCTACACGGGCGACGCCTTCCACCGCGAATGGTCCACGAGCACGTTGGACCGCGTCGCCGCGTTCGGTGCCGAGACCCTGGTGGGCGGCCGGGGCGCGGTGGCGCGCGGGCAGGACGCCGTGGCGGCGGCGATCGGCCAGACTCGTCACTTCCTGCAGGTGATGCTGCGCGAGGTCGGCGCGGTGCACGAGCGTGGCGGCACGCTCAAGGAGGCGTTCGAGGCCGCACGGGCCGCTCTCGTCGGCCGGTACGGCGGCTGGCCGATCTTCGAGCACTGCCTGCCCTTCGACGTCGCCCGCCTGTGGGACGAACTCTCCGGCATCGAACGGCCCGTGATCTGGACGGCCCAGCGCGACCGCGAGGTCTGGGCTCGGCTGCAGGCCTGAGGAGACGACCCGAGGAGACGACCCGAGGAGACGACCCGAGGAGATGACCATCACCCTGACTGCCGCGGTGGCCGTGCTGGGCAACGGGCCCGTGGGCCAGACGGCGGCACTGCTCCTCGCCCGCTGGGGCCTGCCCGTCGTGCTCGTGGACCAGCGGCCCCACCGTGACGGAGTCGGCTCGAAGGCGATCGTGCAGCAGCGTGACGTGCTGGACATCTGGGAGTCGGTGGGCGCCGGCCGGCGGATCGCCGACGAGGGGCTGACATGGACCACCGCCCGCACGTTCTACCGTGACCGCGAGCTGTTCAGCTACTCCTTCGCGGAGGCGGGCCGTCCCGCGTTCCCGCCGTTCGTGAACATCTCCCAGTCGCGCACCGAGCAGATCCTCGACGAGCGCATCGCCGCCGAACCGCTGATCGACGTGCGCTGGGGGCACCGTGTCGTGGACATCGCCCAGGATCCCTCCGGGGTGACCCTGACCTGCCTGACCCCGGCGGGCGAGACGACCATGAGGACGGCCTACCTGCTGGCGTGCGCCGGGGCGAGGGGCGAGGAGGTGCGGAGGATGCTCGGGGTGCGCTTCGACGGCCGCTCGTTCGCCGACCGGTTCCTCATCTGCGACATCCGTGCCGAACTGCCCGGGTGGGCCCAGGAGCGGCGCTTCTACTTCGACCCGCCGTGGAACCCGGGGCGGCAGGTGCTCATCCATCCGTGCCCCGGCTCGACGTTCCGCATCGACTGGCAGGTGCCGCCCGACTACGACGATCGCGCGGAAGCGGAGTCGGGCGCCCGGGACGCCCGGATCCGCGCCGTCATCGGCGACCGGCCCTACGAGGTGGTGTGGAGTTCGGTGTACCGCTTCCAGTCCCGTCTCGCCGACCGCATGCGGGTGGGCCGGGTCCTGCTCGCGGGGGACGTCGCTCATCTGGTGTCGCCCTTCGGCGCCCGTGGCCTGAACTCCGGGGTGCAGGACGCCGAGAACGCCGCCTGGAAGCTCGCCTTCGTGCTCCGCGGCTGGGCGGACGACGCCCTGCTCGACAGCTACCATGCCGAGCGCCACGCCGCGGCCCTGGAGAACCTCGACGTCACCGGCGCGACGATGCGCTTCCTGGTGCCCGACGACGAAAGGGGGCGGCGGCACCGGACATCCGTGCTGGAGGCGGCCGGATCCGATCCGGAGGCTCGTGCGGCGGTGGACTCCGGACGGCT
The Nonomuraea muscovyensis genome window above contains:
- the ppk2 gene encoding polyphosphate kinase 2; the encoded protein is MDTVGDEAAKAAGDGILAVGVREETTAASAAILDDLPHLRVIDDDDDDPVLVGRDGRAVDTWREHYPYRSRMDRGEYEHVKRLLQIELIKLQYWIKDTGVRLVVLFEGRDAAGKGGTIKRFREHLNPRGAAVVALDKPSERESTQWYFQRYIAHLPAAGEMVFFDRSWYNRAGVERVMEFCTAPEYLQFLRQAPLFEQMLVEDGIRLVKFYFSVSRGEQLTRFIIRSVDPVRRWKLSPMDLASRQKWDEYTEAKEDMFLHTDTDHAPWTVIKSNDKKRARIEAIRHVLSLFDYDGKDHEVVGVPDPLIIHPAADILDEDRASSSSSRPPAR
- a CDS encoding MarR family winged helix-turn-helix transcriptional regulator yields the protein MTAPSDPAELDFLSFVDYAVNRAGRELPEVDPVAMRLVLTLHRVTNALVYDLESSVHRPRGLTWPGFRVLFVLWHVGAAEAKRVAELSGMSRAAVSALINTLERDGLVSRRQAEHDRRAVQLSLTPAGREAVRSAFLAHNERERAWVSPLTETESATLIGLLDKLMASGRTAKRRL
- a CDS encoding MBL fold metallo-hydrolase, which translates into the protein MAQKAFASSADLDAKQQTLEVLADGVYTLTAEGDPNVGAVEGEDFLVCFEALATPVAAREWLDRLREHTDKPVKFLVLSHYHAVRVLGASAFDAQVIVAHDNTRALIAERGLQDWQSEYGRMPRLFKEPDSIPGLTWPDATFSDRFAIDLGGGRGELVLQYCGRGHTDGDVVAWLPEQKILFAGDLVESRAALYTGDAFHREWSTSTLDRVAAFGAETLVGGRGAVARGQDAVAAAIGQTRHFLQVMLREVGAVHERGGTLKEAFEAARAALVGRYGGWPIFEHCLPFDVARLWDELSGIERPVIWTAQRDREVWARLQA
- a CDS encoding FAD-dependent monooxygenase, producing MTITLTAAVAVLGNGPVGQTAALLLARWGLPVVLVDQRPHRDGVGSKAIVQQRDVLDIWESVGAGRRIADEGLTWTTARTFYRDRELFSYSFAEAGRPAFPPFVNISQSRTEQILDERIAAEPLIDVRWGHRVVDIAQDPSGVTLTCLTPAGETTMRTAYLLACAGARGEEVRRMLGVRFDGRSFADRFLICDIRAELPGWAQERRFYFDPPWNPGRQVLIHPCPGSTFRIDWQVPPDYDDRAEAESGARDARIRAVIGDRPYEVVWSSVYRFQSRLADRMRVGRVLLAGDVAHLVSPFGARGLNSGVQDAENAAWKLAFVLRGWADDALLDSYHAERHAAALENLDVTGATMRFLVPDDERGRRHRTSVLEAAGSDPEARAAVDSGRLAEPFWYVGSPLTTPEPVRPFSGRPARGAVPPPCPGVLVPDAPISAAAPGVNRLREVARDGFLLLAADGVDTGPVRRAARLATPAPVRLLRLADSDPAGALREALAARPGELWILRPDAHIAAVLPGATPSSVTRALRRALGSSPHRGDAVAGPGDSCP